In a genomic window of Scyliorhinus torazame isolate Kashiwa2021f chromosome 5, sScyTor2.1, whole genome shotgun sequence:
- the LOC140419370 gene encoding uncharacterized protein codes for MEKHWKCGDCGKGFNYPSRLETHRRSHVRANKMKKPWICDDCGKGFNYPYLLEYHRQSHTGKKPFICSECGKGFTTSSHLLSHQRIHTEERPFSCFTCGTRFSCSSNLNAHQRVHTGGKSFTCSLCGKNFAGPSGLWSHQQIHRGVKPFTCSVCGKGFTLSSNLLSHQRIHTEERPFSCTSCGKRFRSSSNLHAHKRVHTGERPFTCSMCGNEFTNSSSLQSHQRIHTEEKPFICTYCGKSFRQLSILTAHQCTHTGERPFTCSECGKGFTQSGSLHLHKRTHTGERPFTCSECGKGYTRSSHLLTHQRVHNCLQGLDSAVKHIQD; via the coding sequence ATGGAGAAAcattggaaatgtggggactgtgggaagggattcaattatccatcccggctggaaactcatcgacgcagtcacgttAGGGCTAACAAAATGAAGAAACCATGGATATGCGATgattgtggtaaaggattcaattatCCATACCTGCTGGAATACCATCGACAGAGTCACACTGGGAAGAAGCCATTCATCtgttccgagtgtgggaagggattcacaacatcatcccacctgctgtcacaccagcgtattcacacagaggagagaccgttcagctgctttaCCTGTGGAACGAGGTTCTCATGTTCATCCAACCTCAATgcacatcaacgagttcacactggggggaagTCGTTCACCTGTTCCTTGTGTGGGAAGAATTTCGCTGGTCCATCCGGTCTTTggtcacaccagcaaattcacagagGGGtgaagccgttcacctgttctgtgtgtgggaagggcttcactctgtcatccaacctgctgtcacaccagagaattcatactgaggagaggccgttcagttgcacttcctgtggaaagaggttcaggtctTCATCCAACCTCCATGCACacaagcgggttcacactggagagaggccattcacctgctccatgtgtgggaatgaATTCACTAATTCATCCAGCCtccagtcacaccagcgaattcacacagagGAGAAGCCATTCATTTGCACAtactgtggaaagagtttcaggcaGTTATCAATCCTCACTGCACATCAGtgcactcacactggagagagaccattcacttgctccgagtgtgggaagggatttactcagtctggcagcctgcatttacacaagcgcactcacaccggggaaaggccgttcacctgctctgagtgtgggaagggatacactcggtcatcccacctgctgacacaccagcgagttcacaactgTCTGCAGGGTTTAGATTCTGCTGTTAAGCACATCCAGGATTGA